From the Penicillium oxalicum strain HP7-1 chromosome V, whole genome shotgun sequence genome, one window contains:
- a CDS encoding Two-component system protein A, protein MALEQQMVQFNLQDCRPLDFDMVITPPSENEHESHDKMVNPPRYDRGTVQTPPSPSGPGPADPMSRIYRFTPTPTMVLNESLQIVELSESYLALVHRRRENLLTRSLYDLSPHLVSAPDVASLSGVLATAISTRAPQVLQVAPAAKYQPDRQLRVTPIFEGNSLIYVLLEMHPIQTELPPSQSAEQEISEETYKVLIDAVKDCGIFMLDTRGHVATWNKGASMLSGYSTDEILGQHFSIFYGADDRVAQKPARELEMCVQNGKVEDEGWRYRKDGSRFWANVLLSPVYQQGRLAGFAKVTRDLTERRSAEARLIEAYEESSKMKMEFLANMSHELRTPMNGMLLALTTLMKTPLTGDQQEYASILEDSTTILLQVINDVLDYSKLSSGSFSLTTDVLNVPSILNAVVRNCQPSLKAGVVLESTIAPGFPENTKGDPLRFRQVLQNLVGNAVKFTEKGYVRVKASYAVHPSDSQAYVISIQVEDSGIGVPETAANTLFTPFTRFADSATRRYQGTGLGLSICKSLAELMDGAVGFHNNPQQPGSVFWLTVKMSRVERPVARLFRSLQSSGESPVVDTSVMLQRVAAQKQILLVEDNKVNQTIMLKLLGTLGFQKVEAAWDGAEAVRLVKQKPLAYHVILMDISMPVMDGLTATEQIREMKVNVPIIALTGHALKGDAETYLSRGMDDYIAKPLHRQQIIDVLWKWCGSDSHGS, encoded by the coding sequence ATGGCACTGGAACAGCAGATGGTGCAGTTCAACCTCCAGGACTGTCGGCCTTTAGACTTCGACATGGTTATCACGCCGCCTTCGGAAAATGAGCACGAATCACACGATAAGATGGTGAATCCCCCTCGCTACGACCGCGGCACCGTTCAGACGCCGCCCAGCCCGAGCGGGCCTGGTCCCGCAGACCCCATGAGCCGAATTTATCGCTTCACGCCTACCCCGACAATGGTGCTGAATGAATCGCTGCAGATCGTTGAATTATCCGAGAGTTACCTGGCATTGGTACATCGCCGCCGGGAAAACTTACTGACGAGGAGCCTCTACGATCTATCCCCACATCTCGTGTCCGCCCCAGATGTGGCGTCACTCAGCGGCGTGTTGGCTACTGCCATCTCGACTCGCGCGCCCCAGGTTCTGCAGGTAGCCCCGGCCGCGAAATACCAGCCGGATCGCCAACTTCGGGTCACACCGATCTTTGAGGGGAATAGTCTGATCTATGTGCTGCTAGAGATGCATCCGATTCAGACTGAACTGCCCCCATCTCAGTCAGCCGAGCAGGAGATTTCGGAAGAAACCTACAAAGTGCTCATTGACGCCGTGAAGGATTGCGGCATCTTTATGCTGGATACTCGAGGTCACGTCGCAACGTGGAACAAAGGGGCCTCGATGCTGAGTGGATATTCGACGGACGAGATTTTGGGCCAGCatttttctattttctaTGGGGCCGACGACCGTGTGGCCCAAAAACCCGCGCGGGAGCTCGAAATGTGTGTGCAGAACGGTaaggtggaagatgagggaTGGCGGTACCGCAAAGACGGGAGCCGATTTTGGGCGAACGTGTTGCTCTCCCCGGTCTACCAACAGGGGCGGCTGGCGGGCTTCGCCAAGGTCACTCGCGACCTCACAGAGCGCCGAAGCGCCGAAGCGCGTTTGATCGAAGCCTATGAAGAATCTTCCAAGATGAAAATGGAGTTCTTGGCGAACATGTCCCACGAATTGCGCACGCCGATGAACGGGATGCTGCTGGCCCTGACCACGTTGATGAAGACCCCTCTGACTGGAGATCAACAGGAATATGCCTCGATCTTGGAGGACTCGACGACCATCTTGTTGCAGGTCATCAATGATGTGTTAGACTACTCCAAGCTTTCCTCGGGGTCTTTCTCATTAACCACTGATGTGTTGAACGTTCCGAGCATCCTCAACGCCGTGGTTCGCAACTGCCAGCCCTCCTTGAAAGCCGGGGTAGTCCTTGAGTCCACGATCGCCCCGGGCTTCCCTGAAAACACCAAGGGTGACCCATTGCGTTTTCGCCAGGTCCTTCAAAACTTGGTTGGAAACGCTGTCAAGTTCACCGAGAAAGGTTATGTACGGGTCAAAGCGTCGTACGCCGTCCATCCCAGTGATTCCCAGGCGTATGTCATCTCCATCCAGGTGGAAGACAGCGGCATCGGGGTTCCGGAGACCGCCGCGAACACGCTCTTCACCCCATTCACTCGCTTTGCCGATTCGGCTACCCGGCGTTACCAGGGGACTGGACTCGGCCTCTCCATCTGCAAAAGTCTTGCTGAACTGATGGATGGTGCCGTTGGTTTTCACAACAATCCCCAGCAACCGGGCAGTGTGTTTTGGCTGACCGTCAAGATGAGCCGTGTGGAGCGGCCCGTTGCGCGACTCTTCCGAAGCCTCCAATCGTCCGGCGAGTCACCGGTCGTTGATACATCTGTGATGTTGCAGAGAGTCGCCGCACAGAAACAGATCCTGTTGGTTGAGGATAACAAAGTCAACCAGACGATCATGCTCAAATTGCTGGGCACCCTCGGATTCCAAAAGGTGGAGGCTGCGTGGGATGGTGCGGAAGCCGTGAGATTGGTCAAGCAGAAACCCTTGGCGTACCATGTCATCTTGATGGACATTAGCATGCCGGTGATGGACGGCCTGACCGCGACTGAACAGATCCGCGAGATGAAGGTGAACGTGCCCATCATTGCGCTGACGGGGCATGCCTTGAAGGGAGACGCTGAAACATACCTGTCACGAGGCATGGATGACTATATCGCCAAGCCACTCCATCGTCAGCAGATCATCGATGTGTTGTGGAAATGGTGTGGCTCGGACAGCCATGGCAGTTGA
- a CDS encoding Tripeptidyl-peptidase sed1, whose protein sequence is MVKSSTWLLLAAATAVMAMPAPHEYEVHERRDQVPASWTDSKKLDGSVMLPVRIGLTQSNLDQGHNLLMEMSDPSSSKYGKYMTEAEVHDFFAPGQKAIEDVRSWLESSGISGDRVSHSVNKQWLQFEASTEELEALLRTEYRLYSHAHTGRSHIACREYHIPRSVREHIDFITPGIVPREVTGVSPIGKDKLSKRRVQGNPAKILPVAPGLMEKIQKANPLDSCDTAVTPECIQQLYNIPKGHSATPGNELGIFEALGDVYAQEDLDLFFKNFAPEIPIGTHPKLEGVDGGVAPTTPANAGAESDLDFQISYPIIWPQNSILFQTDDMVYESNYTYLGFLNTFLDAIDGSYCSEVSPLDPPYPDPAPGGYKGHLQCGVYKKPTVISISYGGAEADLPISYQRRQCNEFLKLGIQGVSVVVSSGDSGVQGARGDPTPSSCLGQTGKIFAPDFPANCPYLTAVGATVIPAGAKAQSHQEVAVSRFPSGGGFSNIYERPLYQSWAVANYFSKADPGYPYYESVNNQSFGAHGGIYNRIGRGYPDVSAIGDNVVIYNNQTAVKIGGTSASAPVFAAILVRINEERLAVGKPTVGFVNPVLYAHPEAFFDVTQGTNPGCGTKGFSAAAGWDPLTGLGTPNYQALLKVFMGH, encoded by the exons ATGGTCAAGTCTTCAACCTGGCTGCTGCTCGCAGCGGCTACGGCTGTCATGGCCATGCCCGCTCCCCACGAGTACGAGGTCCATGAGCGTCGAGACCAGGTTCCCGCCTCTTGGACCGACAGCAAGAAGCTCGACGGCTCAGTAATGCTGCCCGTTCGAATTGGACTGACACAGTCCAACCTTGATCAAGGACACAATCTCCTGATGGAAAT GTCCGACCCGTCATCTAGCAAGTACGGCAAATACATGACCGAAGCGGAGGTCCACGATTTCTTCGCGCCTGGTCAGAAGGCGATCGAGGACGTCCGATCCTGGCTTGAATCGTCTGGTATCTCCGGAGACCGTGTCAGTCACTCTGTGAACAAGCAGTGGTTACAGTTCGAGGCCAGTACCGAGGAGTTGGAGGCGCTTCTTCGCACTGAGTATCGTCTTTACTCGCATGCTCACACTGGCCGATCACACATTGCCTGCCGCGA ATATCATATTCCTCGTTCAGTCCGCGAGCATATTGACTTCATCACCCCCGGTATTGTGCCTCGAGAGGTGACAGGCGTCTCTCCCATCGGCAAAGACAAGCTTAGCAAGCGCCGTGTCCAAGGCAACCCTGCCAAAATTCTCCCTGTTGCACCGGGCCTGATGgaaaaaattcaaaaggcGAACCCTTTGGATTCTTGTGACACTGCGGTGACCCCCGAGTGTATTCAAC AGTTGTACAACATTCCCAAGGGTCACTCGGCGACTCCCGGCAATGAGTTGGGCATTTTCGAGGCTCTGGGCGATGTCTACGCACAAGAGGACCTGGATTTGTTCTTCAAGAACTTTGCACC TGAGATCCCCATTGGAACTCATCCCAAGCTCGAGGGAGTTGATGGTGGAGTGGCTCCTACGACACCTGCCAACGCTGGTGCCGAGTCCGATCTGGATTTCCAGATTTCGTATCCGATCATCTGGCCGCAGAattccatcctcttccaaaCCGATGACATGGTCTACGAGAGCAACTACACTTACCTGGGCTTCCTCAACACCTTTTTGGATGCCATCGATGGCTCGTACTGTAGCGAAGTCTCTCCCCTGGACCCTCCCTATCCGGATCCCGCGCCCGGTGGCTACAAAGGTCACCTGCAATGTGGAGTTTACAAGAAGCCCACGgtgatttccatctcctACGGGGGCGCCGAGGCCGATCTGCCCATTTCCTATCAGCGACGTCAATGCAACGAATTCTTGAAGCTCGGCATTCAGGGCGTCTCCGTGGTCGTTTCGTCAGGCGATTCGGGCGTGCAGGGTGCCCGAGGGGATCCCACACCGAGTAGCTGCCTGGGCCAAACCGGCAAGATCTTTGCGCCCGATTTCCCCGCGAACTGCCCCTATCTGACGGCCGTGGGTGCGACGGTGATCCCAGCCGGGGCCAAGGCCCAGTCTCACCAGGAAGTGGCCGTGTCTCGCTTCCCGTCGGGGGGTGGCTTCAGCAACATCTACGAGCGTCCTCTGTATCAATCCTGGGCGGTGGCGAATTACTTTTCCAAGGCCGACCCGGGATATCCCTACTACGAGAGTGTCAACAACCAGAGCTTCGGGGCCCACGGGGGCATTTACAATCGCATCGGTCGTGGGTATCCGGACGTGTCTGCCATTGGCGACAATGTGGTGATTTATAACAACCAGACCGCCGTCAAGATCGGGGGTACGTCAGCCTCGGCGCCCGTTTTTGCGGCGATTCTGGTTCGCATCAACGAGGAACGACTGGCCGTCGGCAAGCCGACCGTGGGATTCGTCAATCCCGTGCTGTATGCGCATCCCGAGGCCTTTTTTGATGTGACTCAGGGGACCAATCCGGGCTGTGGGACCAAGGGATTCAGTGCCGCGGCGGGTTGGGATCCGTTGACGGGGCTGGGTACTCCGAACTACCAAGCTTTGTTGAAGGTGTTTATGGGCCATTGA